The Rosa rugosa chromosome 3, drRosRugo1.1, whole genome shotgun sequence sequence GTTCCTCTGCAACCTGTTATGGGCTCCAACTCACTTGGTTGTCCCTTGTCCAATAGCAGAACCTAgattcctcttcctcctctcttccTCATATCCAAGAAAATAGTTTACCAAAACGAGTAAACTCAGACTTGCCAGTGACCCACAGGCCACAACCAGTGCTCTTTTGTTGTCATTTCCCTCTTTGGCTAAGTTTTAATTCCTTCATCATTATCAACTCTGCTCAGAAATTCACACCATCCTCTTTTGCTGCCAAACTGCATTATTCATAATCCTTCAAGCAACTTAATCCCAGCTAACTTCCCTTTAATCCTCAGATTTGGTGACCCAAAACAACATCTTGTAGTTGGTCACCATCTTCTCCCTCTGTCTTTATTACATTCACAACCCTTTTTGTACTCCATGAGCTTGTAGAACCCAGCATGCTCAGCCAGTTCAAGAAACCATGAGCTCCAAAACCCAAAATCTCTGTTTCTGGTGGAGGCTCATCTCCCTTTTGCTTTTTCTAGTGCCCTCATTGTCTCTCAACTCAGATGGAGTTTTCTTGCTTTCTTTTAAGTACTCCATTCTCAGTGATCCACTTTCAGTCTTGGAAAGCTGGAACTATGAGGATGAAACACCTTGTTCATGGAGTGGAGTCACATGCACCCAACTTGGAAACCCAGGAACCATCGACATGTTCAGAGTCACAAGCTTGGTCCTCCCAAATAGCCAGCTTCTGGGTTCTATAGCTGAAGAGCTGGGAATGATTGAACACCTTGTCCATCTTGATCTTTCCAACAATTTCTTCAATGGTTCTCTGCCTAAAACCATTCTAAACGCCTCTGAACTTCAGGTGCTTTCTCTCTCAAACAATGTCATCTCCGGTGAGCTTCCTGAGTCCATCGGTGATCTCAAAAGCCTTCAGCTTCTCAACATTTCTGACAATGCTTTGGCCGGAAAAGTACCTCAAAATCTCACTTCTCTGCAAAACCTCACAGTAGTTTCTTTGAGAAGCAACTACTTCACTGGGAATGTCCCAACCAGGTTTAATTCCGTTGAGGTTTTAGATCTCTCTTCAAATCTACTCAATGGCTCTCTGCCTCTTGATTTTGGTGGAGACAATCTGCGGTACTTAAACATCTCTTACAACAAGATTTGGGGGAAAATACCACCAGAGTTTGCAAGGAATATTTCAGTGAATTCAACCATTGATCTCTCCTTCAACAACTTAACCGGAGCAATCCCGGATTCGCAAGCTTTGCTCAACCAGAAAACAGAGCAGTTTGCAGGAAATGGTGAGCTTTGTGGGAAACCGTTGAAGAATCTTTGCGCAATTCCTTCGACTCTGTCTACTCCACCGAATGTGACTTCATCTTCTCCGGCTATTGCAGCCATTCCCAAAACACTCGACTCACCAGAATCAAACCCTTCCGGCGCACCAAATAGTACTCAGAACAAAACCCAAACCGGGCTAAAACCGGTCACAATCACTGGAATAATAGTCGGAGACTTAGCCGGAATAGCCATCATTGGACTGGTCATCCTTTACGTCTACCAAGTCAGGAAGAAATCAAAGAACAACCCAACTTCCACTTCATCAGACCCAGAGAAGAAACCAGACATTGTCACTAAACTCGacccagctgcaacaaaaccatCCTCATGGTCATGCCTCACCATCAAAGGCGAAGAGACCTCGGAAGCAACTAGCTCAGACAGCGACCACGACGAGAAGCCCAACCATGAAACAGGGGGTGTGCACAGTCAAAACAGCGAAAACTCTCAGAAGCGTGGTGTGCTTATAACCGTAGACGGCGAACCAGAGCTTGAGCTCGAGACGTTGCTGAAGGCATCGGCGTACGTATTGGGTGCAAGTGGTCCGAGCATTGTGTACAAGGCGGTGCTGGAAGACAAGACGGCGCTTGCGGTGAGGAGGATTGGAGAGAGTGTGGTGGAGAAGATGAGGGATTTCGAGAACCAAGTGAGGGCCATTGCGAAGATGAGGCACCCAAATTTGGTGAGAGTTCGTGGGTTTTATTGGGGAGAAGATGAGAAGCTTGTGATATATGACTATGTCTCCAATGGCAGCCTCGCCGGAACCATTAACAGTGAGTCCCTGTTCTCCGAcctctctctgtttcttcttttctttttatttaccGCGTACGTTAgtgaaattaatttttttttttgtgctaaAATACGCTTTTTTCACATTTCTATTACATtgctaattgtttttttttttttttgggcaaataTATTGGCACTCAGATGAATCAAACTATAAAACTTTCTTTGCCCAAGTAATTTATGAACTtcaaataaaattttaaaatttggcTAGAAATATTTATGTAAATTAAAAAATTTCTATGAGAAAACTTGCCATGATATATGATCCAAGTTTTTTCGTCTTTTAAGAATGCGGTTGATTTAATGATTTCATGTATATCATAATTAGTATAGTTCGATAATGTCATTCGTCTTTCTAAAGTATGAAACTTCATATTATATTAGACACAAATATTGACTTATCGTCCTAAGTACATGGCAACAAGAGATTACTTGTGACATAGGATGATAAGATTCCATTCGCAGCAGTAATTTTTTTGGGAATTACTAGTTTTCAAAATGTGTTCGGAAAACAAATACTAAATGTTAAAGCAGTGGCAGCAATGTTTATTTAGTTGCAAACTTAAACTAGTAAAATTGGAAAAGGTGGGAAATATGAAATATCAAACTTTGTTTTTGTAGTCATTAAACCACTCGACTTGTCTTCACAATTTAGCAAGGGCATTGTTCTGTTTGTTTGCTTATTTCTTGGGTGTCTGGATTTTCTGGAGGGCTTGTTTTGTACTCTCCTTTATCTTCACTTAACAATTTGGTTTGTAGTCTTTTTATGAAACCCCCGAGGCCAGTGTCCAGCTTTATTAGCTAATCCCACATTAAAATACAAGCTTAATTAGCATCAGTTGGTAATATTAATTAGTTTCTTAATCACCAAACCCTGTGAGATCCATTATTCACATACAAAAGCACGTGAACCATGAAAGAAGACGATAGTcaagagagaaagacttgcgtggggcacccgcaccacgtggcaatgCGAC is a genomic window containing:
- the LOC133735274 gene encoding receptor protein kinase-like protein At4g34220; this encodes MSSKTQNLCFWWRLISLLLFLVPSLSLNSDGVFLLSFKYSILSDPLSVLESWNYEDETPCSWSGVTCTQLGNPGTIDMFRVTSLVLPNSQLLGSIAEELGMIEHLVHLDLSNNFFNGSLPKTILNASELQVLSLSNNVISGELPESIGDLKSLQLLNISDNALAGKVPQNLTSLQNLTVVSLRSNYFTGNVPTRFNSVEVLDLSSNLLNGSLPLDFGGDNLRYLNISYNKIWGKIPPEFARNISVNSTIDLSFNNLTGAIPDSQALLNQKTEQFAGNGELCGKPLKNLCAIPSTLSTPPNVTSSSPAIAAIPKTLDSPESNPSGAPNSTQNKTQTGLKPVTITGIIVGDLAGIAIIGLVILYVYQVRKKSKNNPTSTSSDPEKKPDIVTKLDPAATKPSSWSCLTIKGEETSEATSSDSDHDEKPNHETGGVHSQNSENSQKRGVLITVDGEPELELETLLKASAYVLGASGPSIVYKAVLEDKTALAVRRIGESVVEKMRDFENQVRAIAKMRHPNLVRVRGFYWGEDEKLVIYDYVSNGSLAGTINRKAGSSPYHLPLEVRLKIAKGIARGLSYIHEKKNVHGNIKPSNILLNSDFDPVISDFGLDKLMLGGMISQKGSGSARGYFGSLKSAGAREGINEMLPPVAGSPIATSSSAGGALSPYHAPESLKNLKPNPKWDVYSFGIVLLELLTGRVFTERELADQWTAGSLMGEKNRVLVMVEVAIRAEVEGREDALQACLKLGFSCASFVPQKRPTMKEALQVLEKSISSN